In Colletotrichum higginsianum IMI 349063 chromosome 1, whole genome shotgun sequence, the DNA window GGAGAGTGTCATGTCTTTAAAAGTTTCTTCCAAGCGCTGGTTACTCTTGTAGGCATCTTGTCTGGTCGCCTCGCGCGTTTCACGTTCGGCGCGGTGTCGTTCGAGGACTGCTGCGTCACGCTCCGCCGCACGCGACTTTGATGTGAATGGGTTGCTGACATGGACGGCGAACATGCTCCTGTTGAGcgtcttgagctccttggcgCGGTCCTCCGCAACTTTGTTGTGGTTCGTCGCCATGTCCAGATTCTTCTCTGTATTGTGCAAGCGTTCGCCTTGGGCGCCCAGCCGGGCGAGAGTTGCTCGACCGGTCTCTTCCGCCTGCATAGCGGCCTGCAGCGCTCTGTTGACGGTCTGGACAGACTCTCCTCTGACCTCGTTGATTTGCTGCTTGGTGGCACGGTactcctcggcttcctgctcctcggccgtgagCTCGCGAGGAGCCCCGTAACCGCCGTAACCTCCATCTTCGCCAGGGACAGCAGACTGGCCATAGCCGCCAGGCTGAGGCTTCTGCTGGTATCTGTCTTGGGCACCGCTGAACAGCTCATCACGAACAGCATCCGTGTCGTTGCTATTGGACCGGCCCAAGCCTCCATAGCCACCGGGGCcacgagctccagcagcagcccctgGTCGCTGAGTCGATCCATAGGCATTCTGGTTGTTGTCATAGCGGTTTGCTCCGTAGCCGCTCGCAGCCCCGTACTTCTCGGCACCGTAGCCTCCAGCAGCTGGAGGGGGAGCACCATACCCAGCGCCGGGTCGGGGTCCGCCTGGGAGACCTCCAGGGGCGCCGACACCTGGCGCACCGGCTCGCGCCTGCTGGTAGGGCGTCATGCCGGCGAATTTATTTCCTTCCTGGGCGTAGGGGTCGTTGCCGGCGGGGGCTTGGGCGTAGGGGTTGTCGTTGCCCGGGGCGGGAGACTTGCTTTTGCGGCCGAAGAGAGCAGAGCGGctggcgtcgtcgccgtcgtcgccgctctTCTTGCCGAAACCGAACTTCTTCATCGTTACACAAGTCGACAACAACAGAGAGTGGGTGGGGGATCTAGGTTTGCGGGACACGTGAGGGAAGATTGTGTGACGGGGTTCTGGAAGAGTTCAAAAAGACAACGTTCTCGTACAAAGTTAATCCAGAAGTAAAAAGAACACAAAAAAAAGTAAGGAGAAGAGTAGGAGAGAA includes these proteins:
- a CDS encoding Plasma membrane snare protein gives rise to the protein MKKFGFGKKSGDDGDDASRSALFGRKSKSPAPGNDNPYAQAPAGNDPYAQEGNKFAGMTPYQQARAGAPGVGAPGGLPGGPRPGAGYGAPPPAAGGYGAEKYGAASGYGANRYDNNQNAYGSTQRPGAAAGARGPGGYGGLGRSNSNDTDAVRDELFSGAQDRYQQKPQPGGYGQSAVPGEDGGYGGYGAPRELTAEEQEAEEYRATKQQINEVRGESVQTVNRALQAAMQAEETGRATLARLGAQGERLHNTEKNLDMATNHNKVAEDRAKELKTLNRSMFAVHVSNPFTSKSRAAERDAAVLERHRAERETREATRQDAYKSNQRLEETFKDMTLSGRPQAKTKSSVAERSKFVLPEDSDDEDNQLAQRQEDQIDDGLDQLSGAVGRLNGLARAQMREVDQQNILINKIGQKSDAVDDGVRMNRERLNRIK